A DNA window from Bacteroidota bacterium contains the following coding sequences:
- a CDS encoding succinate dehydrogenase cytochrome b subunit, whose protein sequence is MGNKPNESTVQQSILFSPIGKKVLTGITGLGLTLFVITHMLGNLSYFQGSAAYNAYTEFLHSLGALLYVIEAGLVAVFVLHIVLGINIYLHKRKARKVGYKRFKTVGGASKQSMSSRSMIITGIILLVFLVVHLWSFKFGTYYETTLDGQPVRDLARLVTEKFASPLYAFGYVAIMLLLALHLRHGVWSALQSLGAMNPRLTPLVYTLGALLGLLIAIGFLVLPLWIYFTGGNV, encoded by the coding sequence ATGGGCAATAAACCGAATGAAAGCACCGTCCAACAGTCGATCTTGTTTTCGCCTATTGGAAAGAAAGTGCTCACGGGCATCACGGGGCTGGGACTGACCCTGTTTGTCATTACGCACATGTTAGGCAACCTTTCCTATTTCCAGGGAAGCGCAGCCTACAATGCCTACACCGAATTTTTGCACAGCCTTGGCGCGCTGCTGTATGTGATTGAAGCCGGCCTTGTTGCCGTGTTTGTGCTGCACATTGTGCTTGGCATCAATATATATCTGCACAAGCGAAAAGCACGCAAGGTTGGATACAAGCGCTTCAAAACGGTAGGTGGCGCCAGCAAACAATCCATGAGTTCCAGAAGCATGATTATCACAGGGATTATCCTGCTGGTATTTCTGGTTGTTCACTTGTGGAGTTTCAAATTTGGCACGTATTACGAGACCACCCTTGACGGGCAGCCCGTACGCGACCTCGCCCGGCTTGTAACGGAGAAATTTGCCAGCCCGCTCTATGCGTTTGGATATGTAGCAATCATGCTACTCCTGGCCCTCCATCTGCGACACGGCGTGTGGAGTGCATTGCAATCACTGGGCGCCATGAACCCCAGGCTCACCCCGTTGGTCTACACCCTGGGCGCGCTGCTCGGACTACTGATCGCCATCGGGTTCCTCGTTCTTCCCCTGTGGATTTACTTTACCGGAGGTAATGTGTGA
- a CDS encoding GvpL/GvpF family gas vesicle protein has product MSSKLRWMPDWLTGPSLGQYLKVRPGDSTQPASAAPAAPLEEGEGFGSTKQMLKEQMVDSFFERALHQIEPESPETLDPIDVVSGVAPPAIESLVEGVSHEPIFEAGEPLDDPAPVVEQDKYGDEIPDTQLPADLVEEAYEEHTVEVTEPEKVGYYIFAITLGQYDFELPELSIDADYPLFVFPFGEAQAVISEVPLDVYSEEALQAKLNDPAWFEQTLRQHTKILSRVQAQVSIVPMRVCTICDSMQGLKAFLDEHHKDFVSTLQLIEGNHAWRFSIYCNEPRLRTLTAKASNRVRAIQAEMAGKSRAAGQPLYEKLEVVLEEEARSVCKACVKHSHGTLSVITSQNQIQSFTELEAGEADKREIFRCDYLVSNAQRNAFEKEIASLIEAYKSLGFELEVEGPHAAAQFASRKVLAAGKLKKNAPAAPVAAG; this is encoded by the coding sequence GTGTCATCAAAATTGAGATGGATGCCCGACTGGCTCACCGGTCCTTCATTAGGTCAGTACCTGAAGGTTCGGCCGGGGGATAGCACCCAACCTGCAAGCGCTGCACCTGCAGCGCCGCTGGAAGAAGGAGAAGGTTTCGGTTCCACCAAGCAAATGCTCAAAGAGCAGATGGTGGACTCGTTTTTCGAACGAGCGCTTCATCAGATCGAACCCGAATCCCCGGAGACGCTCGATCCCATTGATGTGGTTTCCGGCGTGGCTCCGCCTGCGATTGAATCTCTGGTTGAAGGTGTGTCCCATGAGCCCATATTTGAGGCAGGAGAACCCCTCGACGACCCCGCTCCGGTTGTCGAACAGGATAAGTATGGCGATGAAATACCCGATACCCAACTGCCGGCTGACCTTGTGGAAGAGGCCTACGAAGAGCACACGGTAGAGGTAACCGAGCCCGAAAAGGTTGGATACTATATATTCGCCATCACCCTTGGGCAGTATGATTTTGAGCTGCCCGAACTCTCAATTGATGCAGACTACCCACTTTTTGTGTTTCCTTTTGGAGAAGCACAGGCCGTAATTTCTGAAGTGCCGCTCGATGTGTATAGTGAAGAGGCACTGCAGGCAAAATTGAACGACCCAGCGTGGTTTGAGCAGACCCTCCGGCAGCATACCAAAATACTGAGCAGGGTACAGGCCCAGGTATCAATTGTGCCCATGCGGGTTTGTACTATTTGTGATAGTATGCAAGGGTTGAAGGCTTTTTTGGATGAGCATCACAAAGACTTTGTGTCTACCCTGCAATTGATTGAGGGCAATCATGCATGGCGTTTCAGTATTTATTGTAACGAGCCAAGATTGCGGACCCTGACGGCCAAGGCTAGTAACCGGGTTCGTGCGATTCAGGCTGAGATGGCTGGCAAGTCTCGTGCAGCCGGTCAGCCTTTATACGAAAAACTTGAAGTGGTGCTCGAAGAAGAGGCGCGCTCGGTATGTAAAGCCTGTGTCAAACACAGCCACGGGACGCTTTCGGTGATCACATCCCAAAACCAAATACAGTCATTTACGGAGCTTGAGGCTGGTGAGGCGGACAAGCGGGAGATTTTTCGGTGTGATTACCTTGTTTCCAATGCGCAGCGAAATGCGTTCGAAAAAGAAATAGCTTCACTGATTGAAGCCTACAAATCCCTTGGTTTTGAGCTGGAGGTGGAAGGTCCGCATGCTGCAGCCCAATTTGCAAGCCGCAAAGTTTTGGCTGCCGGAAAGCTGAAAAAAAATGCGCCCGCCGCCCCGGTGGCAGCGGGCTAA
- a CDS encoding fumarate reductase/succinate dehydrogenase flavoprotein subunit, with product MKLDAKTPGGPLQQKWQQYLQKIKLVSPNNKRKHNVIVVGTGLAGASAAATLSELGYNVKSFCIQDSARRAHSIAAQGGINAAKNYPGDGDSVWRLFYDTIKGGDYRSRESNVHRLAEISTSIIDQCVAQGVPFAREYGGYLANRSFGGAQVSRTFYARGQTGQQLLLGAYSAMSRQIETGGITMYNRREMLDLVMINGQARGIITRNLVTGELERHAADAVLLCTGGYGNVYFLSTNAKNSNVTAAWRCHRRGAYFANPCYTQIHPTCIPVSGEYQSKLTLMSESLRNDGRVWVPKKAGDTRAPESIPEDERDYYLERKYPSFGNLVPRDVASRNAKQACDEGRGVGTTKLAVYLDFRDAIKRHGRDVIEQRYGNLFEMYERITDDNPYEVPMRIYPAVHYTMGGLWVDYNLMTTVPGLFALGEANFSDHGANRLGASALMQGLADGYFIAPYTLGQYIASAGIDAVDTSHEAFAEAENASKEQLHKLLSINGNRTVLDYHRNLGQIIWDHVGMSRTKEGLTKAIQELGDLRESFWQNVKVPGENSTMNKSLEFAGRVADFIELGELMAQDALDREESCGGHFREEHQTPEGEAKRNDDTYSYVAAWAHQSDGTKQLHKEDLAFENVELTQRSYK from the coding sequence ATGAAGTTAGACGCTAAAACACCAGGCGGACCACTCCAGCAGAAGTGGCAGCAGTACCTTCAAAAAATTAAGCTTGTTAGCCCCAACAACAAACGCAAGCACAATGTTATTGTAGTAGGCACTGGCCTTGCCGGCGCATCCGCAGCGGCTACGCTGTCTGAATTGGGGTATAACGTAAAGTCTTTCTGCATCCAGGATTCAGCCCGGCGCGCGCACAGTATTGCTGCGCAAGGCGGCATCAACGCTGCAAAAAACTACCCCGGTGATGGGGACAGTGTATGGCGCCTCTTCTACGACACCATTAAAGGTGGTGACTACCGCTCTCGCGAATCTAACGTACACCGGCTCGCTGAAATAAGCACAAGCATCATCGACCAGTGCGTTGCACAAGGGGTGCCATTTGCACGCGAATATGGCGGCTACCTTGCCAACCGGTCTTTTGGTGGCGCCCAGGTATCTCGCACATTCTATGCGCGTGGACAAACCGGCCAGCAGTTGCTTCTTGGTGCCTATAGTGCCATGAGCCGGCAAATCGAAACGGGCGGCATTACCATGTACAATCGCCGCGAAATGCTCGATCTCGTCATGATCAATGGTCAGGCGCGGGGGATTATCACACGCAACCTCGTCACAGGAGAACTTGAGCGGCATGCCGCGGATGCAGTGTTGCTTTGTACCGGTGGTTATGGCAATGTGTACTTCCTGTCTACCAACGCAAAAAACTCCAATGTAACCGCAGCATGGCGCTGCCACCGCAGAGGAGCGTACTTTGCAAACCCATGTTACACACAGATTCATCCGACGTGTATTCCGGTTTCCGGTGAGTATCAGTCCAAACTGACTCTCATGAGTGAAAGCTTGCGAAACGACGGTCGCGTTTGGGTGCCTAAAAAGGCCGGCGATACGCGTGCGCCGGAGTCCATCCCGGAAGACGAACGGGATTATTACCTCGAGCGCAAGTACCCAAGCTTTGGCAACCTCGTGCCACGCGACGTTGCCTCGCGTAATGCCAAACAGGCCTGCGATGAAGGCCGGGGTGTTGGTACAACCAAACTGGCTGTCTACCTCGACTTCCGCGATGCAATCAAGCGCCATGGACGCGACGTGATCGAACAGCGCTACGGCAACTTGTTCGAGATGTATGAACGCATCACAGACGACAATCCGTACGAAGTACCCATGCGCATCTACCCGGCTGTGCATTACACCATGGGCGGTCTTTGGGTTGATTACAACCTGATGACCACCGTTCCGGGACTCTTTGCGCTTGGAGAAGCAAACTTCTCCGATCATGGCGCTAACCGCCTGGGTGCCAGTGCCCTCATGCAGGGCCTCGCTGACGGGTATTTTATCGCTCCGTACACTTTGGGGCAATACATCGCCTCTGCCGGCATTGACGCGGTTGACACCAGCCATGAAGCTTTTGCTGAAGCAGAAAACGCCTCAAAAGAGCAGCTCCACAAATTGCTCTCTATCAATGGCAACAGAACGGTACTGGACTACCACAGAAACCTGGGACAGATCATCTGGGACCACGTGGGCATGTCTCGTACCAAGGAAGGGCTTACCAAAGCCATCCAGGAACTGGGAGATTTGCGTGAATCGTTTTGGCAAAACGTCAAGGTACCGGGAGAAAACAGCACGATGAACAAGTCCCTCGAATTTGCGGGCCGTGTTGCAGACTTCATCGAACTTGGCGAATTGATGGCGCAAGATGCCCTAGATCGCGAAGAGTCGTGTGGGGGCCACTTCCGAGAAGAACACCAAACCCCGGAAGGAGAAGCCAAGCGAAACGACGATACGTACTCTTATGTGGCAGCCTGGGCACATCAGTCTGATGGGACCAAACAACTGCACAAAGAAGACCTCGCATTTGAAAATGTTGAGCTGACGCAACGTAGCTACAAATAA
- a CDS encoding succinate dehydrogenase/fumarate reductase iron-sulfur subunit yields the protein MTIHLNIWRQDGPDKPGGFKSYSVEGISHDMSFLEMFDLLNEQLTLKGETPIEFDHDCREGICGSCNMMINGQAHGPNARTATCQLHMRSFKDGDSIDVEPWRASAFPVIKDLVVDRTSFDRIIEAGGYVSVNTGNAPDANAIPISKTKADEAMDYAACIGCGACVAACPNASASLFVGAKIAHLAILPQGQPEAGRRTIKMVNQMQEEGFGDCSNHAECEAVCPKGISIAGIATMRRAYVKAMLSSDG from the coding sequence ATGACAATCCATCTGAATATTTGGCGACAGGACGGCCCCGACAAACCCGGTGGTTTCAAGTCTTATAGTGTCGAAGGCATCAGCCACGACATGTCGTTCCTGGAAATGTTTGACCTGCTCAACGAGCAATTGACACTAAAAGGAGAAACGCCGATTGAATTTGACCATGACTGTCGCGAAGGCATCTGCGGATCGTGCAACATGATGATCAACGGCCAGGCCCATGGCCCTAACGCGCGTACCGCTACTTGCCAGTTGCACATGCGGAGCTTCAAAGACGGAGACTCCATTGATGTAGAGCCGTGGCGTGCCTCTGCTTTCCCGGTCATCAAAGATCTGGTTGTAGATCGCACCTCTTTCGACCGTATTATTGAAGCCGGCGGCTACGTGAGTGTCAACACGGGCAACGCCCCTGATGCCAACGCCATCCCGATTTCTAAAACAAAGGCAGACGAAGCCATGGACTACGCCGCCTGCATAGGGTGTGGCGCCTGTGTTGCCGCCTGTCCAAACGCGTCAGCCTCCCTGTTCGTTGGCGCAAAAATCGCCCACCTCGCCATTTTACCCCAGGGCCAACCTGAAGCAGGTCGCAGGACGATCAAAATGGTAAACCAGATGCAGGAAGAAGGCTTCGGCGACTGCTCTAACCACGCGGAATGTGAAGCCGTTTGTCCAAAAGGCATTTCCATCGCCGGCATTGCTACGATGCGCCGGGCATACGTTAAAGCGATGCTTTCGTCAGATGGCTAG